A window from Exiguobacterium marinum DSM 16307 encodes these proteins:
- the mraY gene encoding phospho-N-acetylmuramoyl-pentapeptide-transferase: protein MLISLIVLISSLLSVLIVMPRAIPALRQLKFGQEIRDEGPGWHQKKSGTPTMGGIVILLAILVGFIVSVIFGEAVAGFGTLLFVTMAFGVIGFLDDYIKVVNKRNLGLTSLQKLIGQIGVSVLFAWFLSLGGELDTSISIPFTSISFDTGWFYIAIVIFWLVGFSNAVNLTDGLDGLVSFSAIPTFTFFGIYALTQDELGIAWFAFAVVGALIGFLVFNKYPAKIFMGDTGSLALGGAVAGLALMLKLELLLVFVGIIFVIETLSVILQVISFKTTGKRLFKMSPIHHHFEMVGWSEWRIVLTFSGISLITAGLSLLLM, encoded by the coding sequence ATGTTAATTAGTTTAATCGTATTAATCAGTTCATTATTAAGTGTCTTAATCGTCATGCCACGAGCGATTCCGGCATTGCGTCAGTTAAAGTTTGGACAGGAAATTCGTGACGAAGGTCCAGGTTGGCACCAAAAGAAGTCAGGCACACCAACGATGGGTGGAATTGTCATCTTGCTCGCCATTCTCGTCGGGTTCATCGTGTCCGTCATCTTTGGAGAAGCGGTCGCCGGATTCGGGACACTTTTATTCGTGACGATGGCGTTCGGGGTAATCGGGTTTTTAGATGATTACATCAAGGTCGTCAATAAGCGCAACCTCGGATTGACGTCCCTTCAGAAGTTGATTGGTCAAATCGGAGTATCGGTCTTGTTCGCATGGTTCTTATCACTCGGAGGAGAACTTGATACGTCGATTTCAATCCCGTTCACTTCGATCTCGTTTGATACAGGGTGGTTTTATATCGCCATCGTAATCTTTTGGCTCGTCGGATTCTCAAATGCCGTCAATTTGACGGATGGGCTAGACGGACTAGTTTCGTTCTCAGCTATCCCGACATTTACGTTCTTTGGAATCTATGCCCTTACACAAGATGAGCTTGGCATTGCCTGGTTCGCTTTTGCGGTCGTTGGCGCATTGATTGGATTCCTCGTCTTCAATAAGTATCCGGCGAAGATTTTCATGGGTGACACAGGGTCACTCGCTTTAGGTGGGGCTGTGGCCGGACTCGCGCTCATGTTAAAACTTGAGTTGCTTCTTGTCTTTGTCGGCATCATCTTCGTTATCGAAACGTTGAGTGTGATTCTGCAAGTCATCTCGTTTAAAACGACAGGGAAACGACTCTTTAAAATGAGTCCAATTCACCATCATTTCGAAATGGTCGGTTGGTCAGAATGGCGCATCGTGCTAACGTTCAGTGGAATCAGTTTAATTACGGCAGGTTTATCATTATTACTCATGTAA
- a CDS encoding UDP-N-acetylmuramoyl-tripeptide--D-alanyl-D-alanine ligase, translating into MEQLTVQKLASWFGIEVDDERLVKRVATDSRDENESGLFVPIVGARVDGHDYIDAAIEKGAIVTFWEEGRPQPDNLFVIPVKSTVEALQTAASRYLEEINPLVVAITGSNGKTSTKDMIAVVLEEKYKTHKTAGNFNSDVGLPLTVLRMPWDTEVAVLEMGMNGFGQIEQLSKLAKPNVAFVTNIGESHGEQVGGRSGIAKAKLEIKAGLKPDGRLIVDADEPLLANQGYRVGYAETADGKIDVVETTFDASIFKYNGDLYELKVLGAHQIRNAAYAIACGLEFGLSHVMIQRGLDRIKLTSMRMEKQMFGETHLINDAYNASPTSMIAAIETVKSLEGFSKRVLVLGDMYELGADEREQHKQVGIVVTSPVTDCILVGEKAKWIADGIQDSRVNVHVVPTVEEAKTLLHHYQRPDTVVLLKASRGLALERLVQ; encoded by the coding sequence ATGGAACAATTGACAGTTCAGAAGTTAGCGTCTTGGTTTGGGATTGAGGTAGACGACGAGCGTCTTGTCAAACGCGTCGCTACGGATTCGAGAGATGAAAATGAATCGGGGCTATTCGTCCCAATCGTCGGCGCGCGTGTCGATGGACATGATTACATCGATGCAGCAATCGAAAAAGGAGCAATCGTCACGTTTTGGGAAGAAGGACGTCCGCAACCTGACAACCTTTTCGTCATCCCTGTCAAATCGACGGTCGAGGCACTTCAAACGGCAGCATCCCGTTATTTAGAAGAAATCAATCCGCTCGTGGTCGCGATTACGGGATCGAACGGAAAAACCTCCACGAAAGATATGATTGCCGTCGTCTTAGAAGAAAAGTATAAAACACATAAGACGGCTGGGAACTTCAACTCGGACGTCGGCTTACCGCTCACCGTGCTCAGAATGCCGTGGGACACGGAAGTCGCTGTATTAGAGATGGGCATGAACGGATTCGGTCAAATCGAACAATTGTCGAAACTCGCTAAACCGAACGTGGCCTTTGTTACGAATATCGGGGAGTCTCACGGTGAGCAAGTCGGAGGTCGTTCGGGTATCGCAAAAGCGAAGCTTGAAATCAAGGCGGGTCTCAAACCGGACGGTCGACTGATTGTCGATGCGGATGAACCGCTTCTCGCAAATCAAGGGTATAGGGTCGGATATGCTGAAACGGCCGATGGGAAAATCGACGTGGTCGAGACGACGTTCGATGCATCCATCTTTAAATACAACGGTGATTTATATGAACTGAAGGTGTTAGGTGCTCATCAGATTCGAAATGCAGCCTATGCGATTGCATGTGGATTGGAATTCGGTCTTAGTCATGTAATGATTCAACGCGGGCTAGACCGAATCAAGTTGACGTCGATGCGGATGGAAAAACAGATGTTCGGGGAAACACATCTCATTAACGACGCTTACAATGCGAGTCCGACGTCGATGATCGCAGCGATTGAAACGGTCAAGTCACTCGAAGGATTCTCAAAACGTGTGCTCGTCCTTGGTGACATGTACGAGCTAGGTGCCGATGAGCGAGAACAACACAAACAAGTGGGCATCGTCGTGACGTCTCCAGTGACAGATTGCATTCTCGTTGGCGAAAAAGCAAAATGGATTGCGGATGGGATTCAAGATTCACGTGTGAACGTCCACGTGGTCCCGACAGTTGAAGAGGCAAAGACACTTCTTCATCATTATCAGCGACCAGATACTGTGGTATTGTTAAAGGCATCTCGAGGACTGGCGCTTGAGCGTCTCGTTCAATAA